One Micromonospora eburnea genomic region harbors:
- a CDS encoding HpcH/HpaI aldolase/citrate lyase family protein — protein MAPGWELALAWLYVPATRPDRFMKAAAAADGVVVDLEDAVHPTQRSAARAGLADAIGAGLGVPTVVRINSPSSPDFAADVAAVGPLVRAGAIVAVRVAKVDSANDAYRAAEATADWGLERRLICQLESARAIAAAHEIAAVPGVHSLMLGEADLRADLGLARGTTDDEGLTLARQTAVLAARAAGLPAPVASAYVNVTDIDGLAASSRRLRALGFLGRSCIHPTQVAMVRDAFRPTTADVAWARSVLDGARAAGDGQRAVSVLADGSFVDAPVVRQAEMIVALAERKIDG, from the coding sequence ATGGCCCCCGGCTGGGAGCTCGCGCTCGCCTGGCTCTACGTGCCGGCGACCCGCCCGGACCGCTTCATGAAGGCGGCCGCCGCGGCCGACGGCGTGGTCGTCGACCTGGAGGATGCGGTCCACCCGACGCAGCGGTCCGCGGCCCGCGCGGGTCTCGCTGACGCCATCGGAGCCGGGCTCGGTGTGCCCACCGTGGTTCGCATCAACTCGCCGTCGAGCCCCGACTTCGCCGCCGACGTCGCCGCAGTCGGCCCGCTCGTACGCGCGGGCGCGATCGTGGCGGTGCGCGTGGCCAAGGTGGACAGCGCGAACGACGCGTACCGAGCCGCCGAGGCTACGGCCGACTGGGGGCTCGAGCGCCGCCTGATCTGTCAGCTCGAGTCGGCCCGCGCGATAGCGGCCGCCCACGAGATCGCCGCCGTGCCCGGTGTGCACTCGCTGATGCTCGGCGAGGCCGACCTCCGCGCCGACCTGGGCCTCGCCCGCGGCACGACCGACGACGAGGGGCTTACGCTCGCGCGACAGACCGCGGTGCTCGCCGCGCGGGCGGCAGGCCTGCCCGCGCCGGTCGCGAGCGCCTACGTCAACGTGACCGACATCGACGGCCTCGCAGCCTCGTCTCGTCGCCTCCGAGCACTGGGCTTCCTCGGCCGCAGCTGCATCCATCCGACCCAGGTCGCCATGGTCCGCGACGCGTTCCGGCCGACCACGGCGGACGTGGCCTGGGCCCGATCAGTGCTCGACGGCGCCCGCGCTGCCGGCGACGGGCAACGGGCCGTGTCGGTCCTGGCCGACGGGTCCTTCGTCGACGCGCCGGTCGTCCGGCAGGCCGAGATGATCGTCGCACTGGCCGAGAGGAAAATTGATGGCTGA
- a CDS encoding acyl-CoA dehydrogenase family protein, with protein MADLIESSAFHLTEEQIAIREAIDELCKPFDNDYWRALDEERRYPEEFVNTLYDAGWMSMLIPEEYGGGGADIRDAAVVLEQLERRGCHAGAARAGMYTMGAILRHGSPEQKAAWLPRIASGELRLQSFGVTEPDAGSDTTRIRTFARREGDEYVVNGNKIFISRVQHSDLLLLLTRTTKREDSAKPTDGFTVLLVDLRKALADGTIRATPIKTMVNHETNELAIENLRVPVANRIGEEGKGFRVILSGMNSERVIVTSEYIGAGFYLIGRAVEYANEREVFGRKIGMNQGVQFPIAQAYTNLQAASLMRWRAAELYAAGGNPRFEVNAAKLLASQALWQAANAAFDTFGGYAAAEEYGIERKFREARLPSTAPISNNIVLAGIAHGTLGLPKSF; from the coding sequence ATGGCAGATCTCATCGAGTCCTCGGCGTTCCACCTCACCGAGGAGCAGATCGCGATCCGCGAGGCGATCGACGAGCTGTGCAAGCCGTTCGACAACGACTACTGGCGCGCCCTTGACGAGGAGCGCCGCTACCCAGAGGAGTTCGTCAACACGCTCTACGACGCCGGCTGGATGAGCATGTTGATCCCAGAGGAATACGGGGGCGGCGGGGCCGACATCCGGGACGCGGCGGTCGTGCTCGAGCAGCTCGAACGCCGCGGCTGCCACGCGGGCGCCGCGCGGGCCGGCATGTACACGATGGGGGCGATCCTCCGACACGGATCACCGGAGCAGAAGGCCGCATGGCTTCCGCGGATCGCGTCCGGGGAACTGCGCCTGCAGTCCTTCGGCGTCACCGAGCCCGACGCCGGCAGCGACACGACCCGGATCCGCACGTTCGCTCGCCGGGAAGGCGACGAGTACGTCGTGAACGGGAACAAAATCTTCATCTCCCGGGTGCAGCACTCGGACCTGTTGCTCCTGTTGACCCGGACGACCAAGCGAGAGGACTCGGCCAAGCCGACCGACGGCTTCACCGTGCTTCTCGTCGACCTCCGCAAGGCGTTGGCTGACGGCACGATCCGGGCCACCCCGATCAAGACGATGGTCAACCACGAGACGAATGAGCTCGCCATCGAGAACCTCCGCGTCCCGGTCGCCAACCGGATCGGGGAGGAGGGCAAGGGCTTCCGCGTGATCCTGTCCGGAATGAACTCCGAGCGAGTCATCGTGACCAGCGAGTACATCGGTGCCGGCTTCTATCTCATCGGCCGCGCCGTCGAGTACGCGAACGAGCGGGAGGTGTTCGGCCGCAAGATCGGTATGAACCAGGGCGTCCAGTTCCCAATCGCGCAGGCCTACACGAACCTCCAGGCGGCGTCGCTCATGCGGTGGCGGGCGGCCGAGCTGTACGCCGCGGGCGGTAACCCGCGGTTCGAGGTCAACGCGGCCAAGCTGCTCGCCTCGCAGGCGCTCTGGCAGGCGGCCAACGCGGCGTTCGACACGTTCGGCGGCTACGCGGCAGCCGAGGAGTACGGCATCGAACGCAAGTTCCGCGAGGCCCGACTCCCGTCGACCGCACCTATCAGCAACAACATAGTCCTGGCCGGCATCGCCCACGGCACGCTCGGCCTGCCGAAGTCGTTCTGA
- a CDS encoding CaiB/BaiF CoA transferase family protein, whose amino-acid sequence MSANSLSDIRVIEIGTSIAVPYGCQILADFGAEVIKVERCGGGDEARRWAPVREGVSVTFLAFNRHKKSVVIDYKDARGKQVLEELIASADVVVQNLRPGALAAAGFDWERLRELNPRLIYVEMTGYGRTGPRHLQPAYDAMLQAYSGVVAMTGSDDGPPARVPLSMMDMSTGMWLALGVFEALRRRDKTGQGVHIEVSLLQTALAWVTAPLMSVAAGEPVPERLGSGFRGNVPNGAFPTSDGYVFLSAGNNDTFHRLLDAIEAPELANEPGFEDNLARVRNRRLVNDRLSEATSAFTTDELLARLTTAGVPHSAVNTLDRVLTDPQVQALGQIVTVEHPRLRDLSVVSAPITFDGEYLEHRGHAPELGVDTVAVLGSLGLAAQEIDALIEAHVIEAAPQGVAS is encoded by the coding sequence GTGAGCGCGAACTCGCTGAGTGACATCCGCGTTATCGAGATCGGCACCAGCATCGCCGTGCCGTACGGCTGCCAGATCCTGGCCGACTTCGGCGCCGAGGTCATCAAGGTCGAACGGTGCGGCGGTGGCGACGAGGCTCGGCGCTGGGCGCCGGTGCGGGAGGGCGTTTCCGTCACGTTCCTCGCGTTCAACCGGCACAAGAAGTCGGTCGTCATCGACTACAAGGACGCCCGTGGCAAGCAGGTTCTCGAGGAGCTGATCGCCTCGGCCGACGTCGTGGTACAGAACCTGCGGCCGGGTGCGCTCGCCGCGGCCGGCTTCGACTGGGAACGGCTCCGGGAACTCAACCCGCGCCTGATCTACGTGGAGATGACCGGGTACGGGCGGACCGGCCCGCGGCACCTGCAGCCGGCCTACGACGCGATGCTGCAGGCATACTCGGGCGTCGTCGCCATGACCGGGTCGGACGACGGACCGCCGGCCCGAGTGCCGCTGTCGATGATGGACATGAGCACCGGCATGTGGCTCGCGCTGGGCGTGTTCGAGGCGCTGCGCCGCCGGGACAAGACCGGGCAGGGCGTACACATCGAGGTGTCGCTCTTGCAGACCGCGCTCGCGTGGGTCACGGCGCCGCTCATGAGCGTCGCGGCCGGGGAGCCGGTGCCCGAGCGGCTGGGCTCCGGATTCCGGGGCAACGTCCCCAACGGGGCGTTCCCGACGTCGGACGGCTACGTCTTCCTCTCCGCGGGCAACAACGACACGTTCCACCGGCTGCTCGACGCGATCGAGGCGCCAGAGCTCGCGAACGAGCCGGGCTTCGAGGACAACCTGGCCCGGGTCAGGAACAGGCGTCTGGTCAACGACAGGCTCAGCGAGGCGACGTCGGCGTTCACGACCGACGAGCTGCTGGCGCGGCTCACCACAGCCGGCGTCCCGCACTCGGCGGTGAACACGCTCGACCGGGTGCTCACGGACCCGCAGGTGCAGGCGCTCGGCCAGATCGTCACGGTGGAACACCCGAGGCTCCGGGACCTCAGCGTCGTGAGCGCGCCGATCACGTTCGACGGCGAGTATCTGGAGCACCGCGGTCACGCTCCCGAGCTCGGCGTCGACACCGTCGCCGTGCTCGGCTCGTTGGGGCTGGCCGCGCAGGAGATCGACGCGCTGATCGAGGCGCACGTTATCGAGGCAGCGCCGCAAGGAGTGGCGTCATGA
- a CDS encoding MFS transporter: protein MACDDGSQRTAARRPAPGVATPGIPDVLGALRSNTGTWLCSLTAPYVLYQTTGSAVWVGWAAVAQFAPELIFAPLGGTLADTHPAAVVGTGRTRRDRPFHAAARAFGPQEPLVLVGLLTLFGILNGINNPAWQSLVNDFVPPAEIFSAVTLNSLQFNLARAFQCPPAHCWPPWMPRGPSFSTRSRSCS, encoded by the coding sequence GTGGCCTGTGACGACGGGAGCCAACGCACCGCGGCGAGGCGGCCTGCTCCGGGCGTTGCGACACCCGGGATACCGGATGTTCTGGGTGCCCTTCGGTCGAACACCGGCACCTGGCTCTGCAGCCTGACAGCGCCGTACGTGCTCTACCAGACGACAGGCAGCGCCGTGTGGGTCGGCTGGGCCGCGGTCGCGCAGTTCGCCCCCGAACTGATCTTCGCGCCCCTCGGCGGGACGCTCGCCGACACCCACCCTGCTGCTGTTGTGGGCACAGGCCGGACTCGCCGTGACCGGCCTTTTCATGCGGCTGCCCGGGCCTTCGGCCCGCAGGAACCGCTGGTCCTCGTCGGGCTGCTCACGCTGTTCGGCATCCTCAACGGGATCAACAATCCGGCGTGGCAGTCGCTCGTCAACGATTTCGTGCCGCCTGCGGAGATCTTCTCGGCGGTGACCCTCAACTCCCTGCAGTTCAACCTGGCCCGGGCCTTCCAATGTCCGCCGGCGCACTGCTGGCCACCCTGGATGCCACGCGGGCCTTCTTTCTCAACGCGGTCTCGTTCGTGTTCGTGA
- a CDS encoding cyclase family protein: MADRARIVGGTRSNGARVEIVDLGHALHPAIPVSPSHPGYRHALMRRHGDAVRADGTSGANDLLVLGTHTGTHIDALAHISHDGLLHGGVEAAEAQRSGRFTTHGVDQIPPAIVPGILLDVPRALGVDRLAPAQPVTPAELAAAAALLPGGEAAIPNGAALLVRTGWAQLWNRGPEFVGHDSGVPGPDAAGGEWLAAHQPCFVGSDTTAFEHIPAGEGHARLPVHRLLLVERGTPIIEMLDLETLAARGGPVFDFVLAPLPLVGATGSPVRPLAVFETETA; this comes from the coding sequence ATGGCTGACCGGGCACGCATCGTCGGTGGCACCCGGAGCAACGGCGCTCGGGTCGAGATCGTCGACCTCGGCCACGCCCTCCATCCGGCGATCCCCGTGTCGCCGAGCCATCCAGGGTACCGGCACGCGCTCATGCGCCGGCACGGCGACGCGGTGCGTGCCGACGGCACGTCCGGCGCGAATGACCTGCTCGTGCTCGGCACCCACACCGGCACGCACATCGACGCGCTGGCGCACATCAGCCATGACGGACTCCTGCACGGCGGCGTGGAGGCGGCGGAGGCGCAACGCAGCGGGCGGTTCACCACCCACGGCGTCGACCAGATCCCACCGGCGATCGTGCCCGGGATCCTGCTGGACGTGCCCCGCGCCCTCGGCGTCGACCGACTGGCGCCGGCCCAGCCGGTCACGCCGGCCGAACTGGCGGCCGCCGCGGCGCTACTCCCCGGTGGCGAGGCAGCCATCCCGAACGGAGCGGCACTGTTGGTGCGTACCGGGTGGGCCCAGCTCTGGAACCGGGGGCCGGAGTTCGTGGGGCATGACTCCGGCGTACCTGGCCCGGACGCGGCCGGGGGCGAGTGGCTCGCGGCCCACCAGCCGTGCTTCGTCGGCAGTGACACAACCGCGTTCGAGCACATCCCCGCAGGGGAGGGCCACGCCCGTCTCCCAGTCCACCGGCTCCTGCTGGTCGAGCGGGGCACACCCATCATCGAGATGCTCGACCTCGAGACGCTCGCCGCCCGAGGTGGCCCGGTATTCGACTTCGTCCTGGCGCCCCTGCCGCTCGTCGGCGCGACCGGGTCACCCGTGCGGCCCCTAGCCGTGTTCGAGACGGAGACAGCATGA
- a CDS encoding MmgE/PrpD family protein — protein sequence MTNPTLSTRLAAFAVETAAQLPERIAADAQARIVDTVGIAIAAMDTEPVRAALALAREWGGSRQATVLGFPDRVPAPVAALVNGTAAHALDFDDTHLPSILHPSASVVPAALAAAEMAGASGRTVLAAVAAGAEITIRLGNGADDPDLGNNIFFERGLHATSICGAMGAAVAAAVVLGLDVETTRHALGIAGSMGGGLIEANRKGGSVKRIHCGWAAHAGVTAAQFARQGLTAPDTVLEGRFGFFNAYTGLHPVSETFLDGLGEDWELDRCFVKPYPTNVFTHTGIDAARRLAERGIPIESIERVDLSVPMAVTRTIAEPREAKIRPESPYHAQFSGPFTFAIAYRGGSGLGVYLDDFTQAMLDDPVVRRLAERVHYVPDPECEALYPERLPTIARVHLTDGTTVEERVLANLGMAERPIRPEQLRHKFDLNVRRLGGQRAAALSAALRALPVAPSVSDLLRTLEWAPHDSGRYSAA from the coding sequence ATGACCAACCCGACCCTGAGCACCCGGCTTGCCGCCTTCGCCGTGGAGACGGCCGCGCAGCTTCCGGAGCGCATTGCCGCCGACGCGCAGGCGCGGATCGTCGACACCGTCGGCATCGCGATCGCCGCGATGGACACCGAGCCGGTCCGGGCGGCCCTGGCGCTCGCCCGCGAGTGGGGCGGCAGCCGACAGGCCACGGTCCTCGGCTTCCCGGACCGCGTGCCGGCACCCGTCGCTGCGCTGGTCAACGGGACGGCGGCGCACGCGTTGGATTTCGACGACACACACCTGCCGTCGATCCTGCACCCGAGCGCGTCGGTCGTGCCCGCGGCCCTGGCCGCCGCCGAGATGGCGGGCGCCAGCGGACGCACCGTCCTGGCCGCGGTCGCCGCCGGCGCCGAGATCACGATCCGGCTCGGCAACGGCGCCGACGATCCCGACCTCGGCAACAACATCTTCTTCGAGCGGGGCCTGCACGCCACGTCGATCTGTGGGGCGATGGGCGCGGCCGTGGCGGCGGCAGTCGTCCTCGGGCTGGACGTCGAGACCACCCGCCACGCCCTCGGCATCGCCGGGAGCATGGGCGGCGGGCTCATCGAGGCCAACCGCAAGGGCGGCAGTGTCAAACGGATCCACTGCGGGTGGGCGGCCCACGCCGGCGTGACGGCAGCACAATTCGCCCGGCAGGGCCTGACGGCGCCCGACACCGTGTTGGAGGGCCGGTTCGGCTTCTTCAACGCCTATACAGGCCTGCATCCGGTTTCCGAGACCTTCCTCGACGGCCTCGGCGAGGACTGGGAGCTTGACCGCTGCTTCGTGAAGCCGTACCCGACCAACGTCTTCACGCACACCGGCATCGACGCCGCGCGGCGGCTCGCGGAACGAGGCATCCCGATCGAGTCGATCGAGCGGGTCGACCTGTCCGTACCAATGGCCGTGACCCGTACGATCGCCGAGCCGCGGGAGGCGAAAATTCGGCCGGAGAGTCCCTATCACGCGCAGTTCAGCGGGCCCTTCACATTCGCGATCGCGTACCGCGGCGGCAGCGGCCTCGGCGTCTACCTCGACGACTTCACCCAGGCGATGCTCGACGACCCGGTCGTGCGCCGGCTCGCCGAACGGGTGCACTACGTGCCGGACCCCGAGTGCGAGGCCCTCTACCCGGAGCGGCTGCCGACCATCGCCCGGGTACACCTCACCGACGGCACGACCGTCGAGGAGCGCGTCCTGGCCAACCTGGGCATGGCCGAGCGCCCGATCCGGCCCGAGCAGCTGCGGCACAAGTTCGATCTCAACGTGCGCCGGCTGGGCGGCCAGCGTGCGGCCGCCCTGAGCGCGGCACTGCGTGCCCTGCCCGTGGCACCGTCCGTGTCCGACCTGCTGCGGACCCTCGAATGGGCCCCTCACGATTCGGGTCGGTATTCCGCTGCGTGA
- a CDS encoding MmgE/PrpD family protein, with translation MTETGVTEVLANFAVGEDTPHGDHAAEVSRALVDTVAVSVGAAGTDGERILRTWAERETAAGPATVWTSGRGTSASLAALVNGTAAHLLDYDDISPSMPLHPSAVLMPALVAVAETRDVPPERFVDAYDVGAATFRAVAEVLPQHVHYARGWHTTSTVGRVAVVAALARLVDARPDVARNALGIAASLVAGSRQNFGSMTKPLHAGTAARDGVLALELAEAGFTANPSELESAGGFLERYGDPDLSPVGSTADTLGERLEYWIDAWIDDWGLKRYPSCYATHRGIDAILQLRGRLAGRVPTSITATLHPRGTRALRDSAPATPTQAKFSLEYTLAAAYLRGDVALADFTDDGFDDPAVHALMGSVTVRENPVPPAGPAGFTTGYTVVQLAFADGTTASARVDVTHGQSSRPLTDVELRTKFQDCCAAGGLGAEETERLYAAVADRPGPAFTASIPRKGHR, from the coding sequence ATGACCGAGACCGGTGTCACCGAAGTGCTCGCAAACTTCGCCGTCGGGGAGGACACCCCGCACGGTGACCACGCCGCCGAGGTATCCCGGGCGCTTGTCGACACGGTCGCCGTATCAGTCGGCGCCGCGGGCACGGACGGCGAACGGATTCTCCGGACGTGGGCCGAGCGCGAGACCGCTGCCGGACCGGCGACCGTGTGGACGTCGGGCCGTGGCACCTCCGCCTCGCTCGCAGCGCTCGTGAACGGCACCGCCGCCCACCTGCTCGACTACGACGACATCTCGCCGAGCATGCCCCTGCACCCCAGTGCCGTACTCATGCCCGCCCTGGTCGCCGTGGCCGAGACGCGCGACGTACCTCCCGAGCGTTTCGTCGACGCGTACGACGTCGGCGCCGCAACTTTCCGCGCCGTCGCCGAGGTGCTCCCACAGCACGTGCACTACGCGCGTGGCTGGCACACCACGTCGACTGTCGGCCGAGTCGCGGTCGTGGCGGCGCTCGCACGGCTGGTCGACGCCCGTCCCGACGTGGCACGGAACGCGCTCGGCATCGCCGCGTCGCTGGTCGCGGGCAGCCGCCAGAACTTCGGATCGATGACCAAGCCCCTGCACGCCGGCACGGCCGCCCGCGACGGCGTCCTGGCGCTGGAGCTCGCGGAGGCGGGATTCACCGCGAACCCGTCCGAACTCGAGTCGGCGGGCGGCTTCCTGGAGCGCTACGGCGACCCGGACCTGTCGCCGGTGGGCTCGACGGCCGACACCCTCGGCGAGCGGCTGGAGTACTGGATCGACGCCTGGATCGACGACTGGGGACTCAAGCGATATCCGAGCTGCTACGCGACCCACCGCGGCATCGACGCGATCCTGCAGCTGCGCGGGCGGTTGGCTGGGCGCGTCCCGACCAGCATCACCGCCACCCTTCACCCGCGCGGCACCCGGGCCCTGCGGGACAGCGCGCCGGCCACACCCACACAGGCGAAGTTCAGCCTCGAGTACACCCTCGCGGCTGCCTACCTGCGCGGCGACGTGGCACTCGCAGACTTCACCGACGACGGCTTCGACGACCCTGCCGTTCACGCGCTGATGGGCTCGGTGACGGTACGAGAGAATCCCGTGCCGCCGGCGGGGCCAGCGGGCTTCACGACTGGATACACCGTGGTCCAGCTCGCGTTCGCCGACGGGACCACCGCGTCGGCGCGGGTCGACGTCACGCACGGCCAGTCGAGCCGCCCGCTCACCGATGTCGAACTGCGCACGAAGTTCCAGGACTGCTGTGCTGCCGGAGGGCTCGGCGCCGAGGAGACCGAGCGGCTGTACGCCGCGGTCGCCGACAGGCCTGGGCCAGCGTTCACCGCATCCATTCCGAGGAAGGGGCACCGATGA
- a CDS encoding IclR family transcriptional regulator, with translation MTASAKPEQPTYPIGSVDKALRLLTIVAANPAGIRIGDASRMLGVAPSTAHRLLQMLALHGFASQDPATKTYRPGEAIRRLVNPRERARQLARPVLGELVDEFKETVHLGALEGSLALTLLSVESPHMLRVGNRQGHAQPAHLSAMGRVLLSGLDADELGELITASGAAVDAGRLATHIESIRTFGFIVQHGEVEPGVSALAVPVRGPGDTVDYAVGVTFPTSRVASADLPHLAEATQRAAAALEAELRR, from the coding sequence ATGACGGCATCAGCGAAGCCCGAACAGCCCACGTACCCGATCGGCTCGGTGGACAAGGCGCTGAGGCTGCTCACAATCGTCGCGGCCAACCCGGCGGGCATTCGCATCGGCGACGCGAGCCGGATGCTGGGTGTGGCGCCGTCGACGGCGCACCGACTCCTGCAGATGCTCGCGTTGCACGGCTTCGCGAGCCAGGACCCGGCGACGAAGACGTACCGGCCCGGCGAGGCGATCCGCCGCCTGGTCAACCCGCGTGAGCGGGCGCGGCAGCTCGCCCGTCCCGTGCTAGGCGAACTGGTCGACGAGTTCAAGGAGACGGTGCATCTCGGGGCGCTGGAGGGGAGCCTGGCGCTGACGCTGCTTTCCGTGGAGAGCCCACACATGCTCCGTGTCGGGAATCGCCAAGGCCACGCCCAGCCGGCACACCTGAGCGCGATGGGCCGGGTGCTGCTCTCCGGGCTCGACGCGGATGAACTCGGCGAACTGATCACGGCAAGCGGTGCGGCTGTCGATGCCGGAAGGCTGGCCACCCACATCGAGTCGATCCGGACGTTCGGATTCATCGTCCAGCACGGCGAGGTGGAGCCGGGGGTGAGCGCCCTGGCCGTGCCAGTGCGGGGGCCCGGCGACACGGTCGACTACGCGGTCGGCGTGACCTTCCCGACCAGTCGGGTGGCCAGCGCGGACCTCCCGCACCTCGCAGAGGCGACGCAGCGTGCGGCGGCCGCACTCGAGGCCGAGTTACGCCGCTGA
- a CDS encoding CaiB/BaiF CoA transferase family protein, whose product MTTTRDARGWPSATDDDNRVGPLADLRVVDIATLFAGPSAATILADFGADVLKIEHPRQPDGARTHGKSKAGKGLWWLMLGRNKRTATLDLSTPEGREIMLALAREADVVIENFRPGTLERWGLDYETLAADNPGLVLARVTGFGQAGPMARRPAFGTLAEAMSGFAHSTGQPDGPPTLPPLALADNIAGLAAAIAILTALHARAGTGQGQAIDLAIIEPILAMLGPQLLAFDQLGHVTQRAGNRSENNAPRNTYLTKDGHWVAISSSSTSVAQRVMRLVGRPDLVEQPWFVSGVERAKHADEIDDAVARWIADRPMSDVIAAFEAAHAAIAPVYDMSQVVADEQLGAIGAIATVDDPDLGPVRMQNVLFRMSKTPGAIRHTGRAHGADTNAVLAGLGYDPDTIARLHADGIV is encoded by the coding sequence GTGACCACCACCCGAGACGCCCGCGGTTGGCCCTCCGCCACCGACGACGACAATCGCGTCGGCCCGCTCGCCGACCTCCGCGTCGTCGACATCGCGACCCTGTTCGCCGGACCGAGCGCCGCGACGATCCTCGCCGACTTCGGCGCCGACGTCCTCAAGATTGAGCACCCGCGTCAACCCGATGGCGCACGGACCCATGGCAAGAGCAAAGCCGGCAAGGGCCTGTGGTGGCTCATGCTCGGACGCAACAAGCGGACCGCCACCCTCGACCTGTCCACCCCGGAAGGTCGCGAGATCATGCTCGCACTGGCCCGCGAGGCCGACGTCGTCATCGAGAACTTCCGGCCCGGCACCCTCGAGCGGTGGGGCCTGGACTACGAGACCTTGGCTGCGGACAACCCCGGGCTCGTCCTGGCGCGGGTGACCGGGTTCGGGCAAGCGGGCCCGATGGCGCGACGTCCAGCCTTCGGCACCCTCGCTGAGGCGATGAGCGGCTTCGCGCACTCGACGGGGCAGCCCGACGGGCCGCCGACCCTCCCGCCGCTCGCCCTTGCCGACAACATTGCCGGCCTGGCCGCGGCGATCGCAATCCTCACGGCATTGCACGCGCGCGCCGGTACCGGACAGGGCCAGGCGATCGACCTCGCGATCATCGAACCGATCCTGGCGATGCTCGGCCCGCAACTGCTCGCATTCGACCAGCTCGGCCACGTCACACAGCGGGCGGGCAACCGTTCGGAGAACAACGCGCCGCGCAACACCTACCTCACCAAGGACGGCCACTGGGTGGCGATCTCCTCGAGCTCCACCTCCGTCGCGCAGCGGGTCATGCGCCTCGTCGGACGGCCCGACCTCGTCGAACAGCCGTGGTTCGTCTCCGGCGTAGAGCGCGCCAAGCACGCCGACGAGATCGACGACGCGGTCGCGAGATGGATCGCGGACCGCCCCATGAGCGACGTCATCGCGGCGTTCGAGGCGGCCCATGCGGCCATCGCGCCGGTGTACGACATGTCCCAGGTCGTCGCCGACGAGCAGCTCGGGGCGATCGGCGCCATTGCGACGGTGGACGATCCGGACCTCGGCCCGGTGCGCATGCAGAACGTGCTGTTCCGGATGTCGAAGACGCCCGGCGCGATCCGGCACACCGGTCGGGCCCACGGCGCCGACACCAACGCGGTGCTCGCCGGGCTCGGCTACGACCCGGACACGATCGCCCGGCTGCACGCGGACGGGATCGTCTGA
- a CDS encoding FAD-dependent monooxygenase, whose translation MGILIAGGGIAGLATALGLARAGTRAHVLERAPEFGEVGAGIQLAPNALSALDQLGVLDKVTKDAVFPERKVYIDAVTGATIATIDLGEEFVAHYGYPYVVAHRVDLHAALLEGCRESGLVTLENSREVLTAENRPDDTVLVTCADGTQYIADAVIGADGVRSKLRDGIIGDALVPSRYVAYRGTVPTGVVGADVTSSPAVLCWLGPNMHLIQYPLRGGRVYNNVAVFKSDRYSPDHDDWGTPEELDARFAGCCDAVQNAGTYLSRDIRWPMYDREAADTWVDRRVALIGDAAHAMLQYLAQGGAQSLDDSVAIVEALVGAENVASALAAYQDRRLAHVGNIQRLARVAGELFHIEGIGRHLRNHAFKDHDPTAYANLDWMFMPLAKAPTQRRYPV comes from the coding sequence GTGGGCATCCTCATCGCCGGCGGGGGGATCGCCGGCCTCGCCACCGCGCTCGGACTTGCGCGCGCCGGCACGCGCGCGCACGTCCTCGAACGCGCACCGGAGTTCGGTGAGGTCGGCGCCGGCATCCAGCTCGCGCCGAACGCCCTGAGCGCGTTGGACCAGCTGGGCGTTCTTGACAAGGTCACCAAGGACGCAGTATTCCCGGAGCGCAAGGTCTACATCGATGCGGTGACCGGCGCGACGATCGCCACGATCGACCTCGGCGAAGAGTTCGTCGCGCATTACGGGTATCCGTATGTCGTCGCGCACCGTGTGGATCTGCACGCCGCGCTGCTCGAAGGATGCCGCGAGAGCGGGCTCGTGACGCTGGAGAACAGCCGCGAGGTGCTCACCGCCGAGAACCGACCGGACGATACGGTGCTCGTCACGTGTGCCGACGGCACGCAGTACATCGCCGACGCCGTGATCGGGGCCGACGGAGTGCGCTCGAAGTTGCGCGACGGGATCATCGGCGACGCGCTCGTACCCTCGCGCTATGTCGCCTACCGCGGCACTGTACCGACCGGCGTCGTCGGCGCGGACGTCACGTCGTCGCCGGCGGTGCTGTGCTGGCTCGGCCCGAACATGCACCTCATCCAGTACCCGTTGCGCGGGGGCCGCGTCTACAACAACGTGGCGGTATTCAAGTCCGACAGATACTCCCCGGACCACGACGACTGGGGCACCCCGGAGGAGCTCGATGCGCGCTTCGCGGGCTGCTGCGACGCAGTCCAGAACGCGGGCACGTACCTCAGCCGCGACATCCGCTGGCCCATGTACGACCGGGAAGCGGCAGACACCTGGGTCGATCGCCGGGTGGCGCTCATCGGCGATGCGGCGCACGCCATGCTGCAGTACCTCGCCCAGGGCGGTGCGCAGTCGCTTGACGACTCGGTGGCGATCGTCGAGGCACTGGTTGGCGCCGAGAACGTCGCGTCGGCGCTGGCCGCCTACCAGGACCGGCGCCTTGCCCACGTCGGGAACATCCAGCGCCTGGCGCGGGTGGCCGGCGAGCTGTTCCACATCGAGGGCATCGGGCGCCACCTGCGCAACCACGCGTTCAAGGACCACGATCCCACGGCTTACGCGAACCTCGACTGGATGTTCATGCCGCTGGCGAAGGCGCCGACGCAGCGCAGGTATCCGGTCTGA